One genomic window of uncultured Erythrobacter sp. includes the following:
- the uppS gene encoding polyprenyl diphosphate synthase, whose protein sequence is MGDQPATEKSGASNGARHVAIIMDGNGRWAKKRALPRAIGHQRGVEAVRRLVRALEPMGLDCLTLYAFSSENWKRSDDEVDDLMNLMRKFIKSDLPEFVANDVKLKIIGDWRSLAPDIVAMLEDALAQTANGTQTLAVALNYGAQHEIARAAAKAAEQGAITLESIEAQLDTNDLPPLDLLIRTSGEIRLSNFLLWQAAYAEMLFVDTLWPDFKPEHLQEALNDFARRERRYGGR, encoded by the coding sequence ATGGGCGACCAGCCCGCGACGGAGAAAAGCGGTGCCAGCAATGGCGCACGTCACGTCGCGATCATCATGGATGGCAATGGGCGCTGGGCAAAGAAGCGGGCGCTTCCGCGTGCAATTGGTCATCAGCGCGGCGTGGAGGCTGTACGGCGATTGGTTCGTGCGCTCGAGCCGATGGGCCTGGATTGCCTGACGCTCTACGCATTCTCCTCAGAGAACTGGAAACGGTCCGACGACGAAGTCGATGATCTGATGAACCTGATGCGCAAGTTCATAAAATCGGACTTGCCCGAATTCGTCGCCAACGATGTGAAGCTGAAGATTATCGGCGATTGGCGCTCTCTTGCTCCTGATATCGTTGCGATGCTCGAAGATGCGCTCGCTCAGACTGCGAATGGCACGCAGACCCTCGCTGTCGCGCTCAATTATGGCGCTCAGCACGAGATTGCGCGCGCAGCGGCGAAAGCTGCTGAGCAGGGCGCAATAACGCTGGAATCGATCGAAGCGCAGCTCGATACCAACGACTTGCCGCCGCTCGACCTACTCATCCGAACGAGCGGTGAAATTCGCCTGTCGAACTTCCTATTGTGGCAGGCGGCCTATGCCGAGATGCTGTTCGTCGACACGCTATGGCCGGACTTCAAACCCGAGCATTTGCAGGAAGCTCTCAACGACTTTGCCCGGAGGGAGCGTCGCTATGGCGGACGTTGA
- a CDS encoding phosphatidate cytidylyltransferase: MADVEDRLEEITRKALETAEKKSPGTVAREAGGMSDLTVRLVSAIAMAGIAAIALWLGSWFWIAFVVLLAGVVLWEWNNLVKGFDLSPTGEILWLFGGAAYVCAAALAMVQVRISYGALEVALVFMLPIIAVDVGAYFAGRSIGGPKIAPSISPSKTWAGLGGGALAAGAVALTMEIAGFGPAASPEFSIVGILLAIIAGALIAVIAQAGDFFESWMKRRAGVKDSSRLIPGHGGFFDRLDGFLAVFFVLFVVAVAPNLLG, encoded by the coding sequence ATGGCGGACGTTGAAGACCGGCTCGAAGAGATAACGCGCAAGGCGCTTGAGACAGCTGAAAAAAAGAGCCCTGGCACTGTCGCAAGAGAAGCGGGCGGGATGAGCGACCTTACCGTCCGGCTGGTTTCGGCAATCGCGATGGCAGGCATCGCAGCGATTGCGCTGTGGCTGGGCAGTTGGTTCTGGATCGCGTTCGTCGTGTTGCTGGCGGGCGTTGTATTGTGGGAATGGAACAATTTGGTGAAAGGTTTCGATCTTTCGCCGACTGGGGAAATCCTATGGCTGTTCGGCGGAGCCGCCTATGTCTGCGCTGCGGCTCTGGCGATGGTGCAGGTGCGGATCAGTTATGGCGCGCTTGAAGTCGCGCTGGTCTTCATGCTTCCGATCATCGCGGTCGATGTAGGGGCCTATTTTGCGGGGCGATCCATCGGCGGGCCGAAGATTGCGCCGAGCATCAGCCCTTCGAAAACCTGGGCGGGACTGGGCGGCGGCGCATTGGCGGCCGGTGCTGTCGCGCTGACAATGGAGATTGCGGGCTTCGGCCCGGCTGCTTCACCCGAATTTAGCATCGTGGGAATCCTGCTGGCCATCATTGCTGGAGCGTTGATCGCCGTAATCGCGCAGGCCGGAGACTTCTTCGAAAGCTGGATGAAGCGCCGGGCTGGCGTGAAGGATTCGAGCCGTCTCATCCCTGGGCATGGCGGCTTTTTCGATCGCCTTGATGGATTTCTTGCCGTTTTCTTTGTTCTCTTTGTGGTTGCCGTAGCACCAAACCTGCTGGGATAA
- the dxr gene encoding 1-deoxy-D-xylulose-5-phosphate reductoisomerase: MTRSITILGATGSIGASTLDLIRRNRDLWQVEALTANCSAKELAKLAREFNAKIAVVGDESCLDELREALAGSDVEAAGGEAALCEAAARPADFTVAAIVGCAGLRPVMSAIERGGILALANKEALVSAGDVMTAAIRKHEVCLLPTDSEHNAIFQSLGANNLTDVSRITLTASGGPFRTWTQEQLEAATPEQAVAHPNWDMGAKISVDSATMMNKGLELIEAHYMFPVGLDRIQIVVHPQSVVHSMVEFRDRSTLAQLGPSDMRVPIASCLAWPHRMDTPLEPLNLAEIGELSFFEPDEERFPATRLARNALNSGNGAPAVLNAANEVAVAAFLAGQIGFTRIAAVAEEMLLRYSAQQPSTLEDVLAIDADVRIRTAEVLENYAVV, encoded by the coding sequence ATGACCCGTTCGATTACCATTCTTGGCGCAACCGGTTCAATCGGAGCTTCAACGCTAGACCTGATCCGCCGCAATCGCGATCTTTGGCAGGTCGAAGCGCTGACTGCCAATTGCAGCGCGAAAGAACTCGCCAAGCTCGCGCGCGAATTCAATGCGAAGATCGCAGTGGTCGGCGATGAATCCTGTCTCGATGAACTGCGCGAAGCACTTGCAGGAAGCGATGTCGAAGCCGCTGGCGGGGAGGCTGCCTTGTGCGAGGCCGCGGCGCGTCCGGCCGACTTTACCGTTGCCGCGATTGTCGGCTGCGCCGGGTTGCGGCCAGTAATGTCGGCGATCGAGCGCGGCGGAATTCTGGCGCTCGCCAATAAAGAGGCGCTGGTTTCCGCAGGTGACGTCATGACGGCAGCTATACGCAAGCACGAGGTTTGCCTGCTGCCGACCGACAGTGAGCACAACGCGATCTTCCAGAGCCTGGGCGCGAACAATCTAACCGATGTGTCTCGCATCACTCTCACGGCGAGCGGCGGGCCGTTTCGAACATGGACACAGGAACAGCTCGAAGCCGCGACTCCTGAGCAGGCGGTGGCGCATCCCAACTGGGACATGGGCGCCAAGATCAGCGTCGATTCCGCGACGATGATGAACAAGGGTCTCGAACTGATCGAGGCACACTACATGTTTCCGGTCGGGCTCGACCGGATTCAGATCGTGGTCCATCCACAAAGCGTCGTTCACTCGATGGTCGAATTTCGCGACCGCTCGACGCTCGCGCAGCTTGGGCCATCGGATATGCGTGTGCCGATCGCTTCATGTCTTGCCTGGCCGCATCGAATGGACACGCCGCTTGAGCCTTTGAATTTGGCCGAGATCGGCGAGCTCTCTTTCTTCGAACCGGATGAGGAGCGCTTCCCTGCGACACGCCTCGCGCGCAACGCTCTCAATTCCGGCAACGGAGCGCCCGCGGTGCTGAACGCGGCCAACGAAGTCGCGGTTGCGGCATTCCTGGCTGGTCAGATTGGGTTCACACGCATTGCTGCAGTGGCGGAGGAGATGCTGCTCCGCTATAGCGCCCAGCAACCAAGCACCCTTGAAGATGTCCTCGCGATCGATGCCGATGTTCGCATCCGCACCGCTGAGGTTCTGGAGAATTACGCCGTTGTTTGA
- the rseP gene encoding RIP metalloprotease RseP, producing the protein MYAVGFLLLLGPLVTVHELGHYLVGRWFGVKADAFSVGFGKELLGRTDRHGTRWKLSALPLGGYVQFKGDMNPASVPDPDAPAEEGSFQTAALWKRALIVAAGPVTNIIVALAIFFSFNMAYGKPLPVEPEQVGIIAKFAEDSRAEKAGFEIGDRITKIDGQEMAGWREIQQSILLYPNREFVVTVDRSGKTIDLPVTAAAVEMEDRFGNMSTVGLIGIEVEDIEERFEPVGVGEAAVLSVTQSMKAADMMVTGIAQIIRGDRSIQEMGGPVKIAKFSGEQLSLGPSAFVFFVALISLNLAFINLLPIPMLDGGHLAFYAVEAVRRKPVGPQATEWAYRTGIAIVLMLMVVVTVNDVVSLPLFGS; encoded by the coding sequence ATGTACGCCGTCGGCTTCCTGCTTTTGCTGGGTCCGCTGGTCACTGTGCACGAACTCGGCCACTATCTCGTCGGCCGCTGGTTCGGCGTAAAGGCCGATGCGTTCTCGGTTGGGTTCGGCAAGGAACTGTTAGGTCGAACCGACAGGCATGGGACGCGTTGGAAACTCTCCGCTTTGCCCTTGGGCGGATACGTTCAGTTCAAAGGCGATATGAACCCCGCTTCGGTGCCTGACCCCGATGCCCCTGCCGAAGAGGGCAGCTTTCAGACCGCGGCGTTATGGAAGCGTGCGCTTATCGTTGCTGCGGGCCCTGTAACGAACATCATCGTCGCTCTGGCGATCTTTTTCTCTTTCAACATGGCATACGGAAAGCCGCTTCCGGTGGAACCCGAGCAGGTCGGAATCATCGCGAAATTCGCTGAGGATTCGCGGGCTGAGAAAGCCGGCTTCGAAATCGGTGACCGGATCACCAAGATCGACGGTCAGGAGATGGCCGGTTGGCGCGAAATCCAGCAGAGTATCCTGCTTTATCCCAATCGGGAATTTGTGGTGACGGTGGATCGCTCAGGCAAAACCATCGACCTTCCGGTGACAGCCGCAGCGGTCGAAATGGAGGACCGCTTCGGCAATATGTCCACGGTTGGTCTGATCGGGATCGAAGTCGAAGATATCGAAGAGCGTTTTGAGCCGGTTGGCGTCGGCGAGGCCGCGGTTCTTTCCGTCACGCAAAGCATGAAAGCTGCGGACATGATGGTCACGGGTATCGCCCAGATTATTCGCGGCGATCGCTCGATCCAGGAAATGGGCGGCCCGGTAAAGATCGCGAAGTTCTCTGGCGAGCAGCTCAGCCTCGGGCCTTCTGCCTTTGTTTTCTTTGTGGCGCTCATCTCGCTTAATTTGGCATTCATCAACCTGTTGCCAATTCCGATGCTCGATGGCGGCCATCTGGCATTTTACGCCGTCGAGGCGGTCCGCCGGAAACCGGTCGGACCGCAAGCGACCGAATGGGCCTATCGCACCGGAATTGCGATTGTGCTCATGCTGATGGTGGTCGTGACCGTGAACGACGTCGTCTCTCTGCCACTTTTTGGCAGTTAG
- the bamA gene encoding outer membrane protein assembly factor BamA: MNRCSAADGQSVTPHIATSATGTNARRLAAALTCGSMLAGVPFAAFAQDEAQPEATTTQPAPAPAPAPAPAPVDNTIRTISVAGAERLEPTTILSYIRLRVGQEYTSVAADQALKDLGATELFSNFSIRNDAGNVVITVTENPVINRIVLEGNKRLDNEKIVPEIKLAPRQIFTRSKVRADVARIIELYKRQGRFAASVEPKMVQLPQNRVDVVFEISEGPKSKVRQINIIGNEKFSDGELRGEMVTKQARFTRFFSSNTSYDPDRLAFDQQKLRQFYLTEGYADFRVVSAVAELTPDQKDFIITYVVEEGERYKFGDVEVDSQLRDFDSDSLGANLPMGTGDWYDAKSVEDTVEQLSELAGRFGYAFADVQPRFSRNKDDLTMDITFILRQAPRVYVERVDVNGNTLTQDKVIRREFRLSEGDAFNSLGVQRTTARINSLGYFQENFEVNQVEGSAPDRIVLEANVEEQPTGELQFSAGFSSIEQFILAGSIRQRNFRGRGQTIGLSLNYSQFSRQAQISFTEPYVFDRNISAGIDIYRRDFNSFNFTNNDRNTTFEQATTGFGIRVGVPLTEFMSLVGSYTLNYDDVSLDENLFFSDLNGDGITECDPLLAGRFLCDSLGERLSSIVGLSLNYNSLNSRLRPTRGRTVSLSTEFAGLGGDVRYLRFRGRAQQFWNVANSGFIFSLLAEGGTILPLQDRGGPDVEDILLTDRFFLGEPQFRGFDIRGVGPRILTQPYVPDENGVPVPITDRQSVRDDALGGRNYYLARAEIEIPLGTGARELGLRPSIWVDVGALWGIDQPILQDNPTGIQQTDGNGNPIFIEIVDNGDGTTSQIATINPIAADGVTANVPNIRANSAIREVFLGNSPSPRVTAGIGVNWNSPFGPFRIDFAQTIRKVAGDDDKRFTFNVGTQF; the protein is encoded by the coding sequence ATGAATCGATGCAGCGCGGCAGACGGTCAGTCTGTCACTCCCCATATCGCAACTTCGGCAACTGGCACGAACGCTCGGCGGTTAGCCGCCGCGTTGACCTGCGGGTCGATGCTTGCTGGCGTTCCTTTTGCAGCTTTCGCGCAAGACGAAGCCCAGCCAGAGGCGACGACCACCCAGCCAGCTCCTGCACCGGCGCCGGCTCCCGCGCCAGCTCCAGTCGACAACACCATCCGGACGATCAGTGTCGCCGGGGCCGAACGGCTCGAACCGACCACCATCCTGAGCTACATCCGTCTGCGGGTGGGCCAGGAATACACCTCGGTCGCTGCCGACCAGGCGCTCAAGGATCTTGGCGCGACAGAGCTGTTCTCGAACTTCTCGATCCGTAACGATGCCGGCAATGTCGTCATTACGGTGACTGAAAACCCGGTGATCAACCGCATCGTTCTCGAAGGCAACAAGCGGCTCGACAACGAAAAGATCGTCCCGGAAATCAAGCTCGCGCCGCGTCAGATATTCACGCGGTCGAAGGTCCGCGCGGACGTTGCCCGTATTATCGAGCTTTACAAGCGCCAGGGCCGGTTCGCCGCGTCGGTTGAACCGAAGATGGTGCAACTACCGCAGAACCGCGTCGACGTCGTGTTCGAGATCAGCGAAGGGCCGAAATCCAAAGTCCGGCAGATCAACATCATCGGCAACGAGAAATTCTCCGATGGCGAACTGCGCGGTGAAATGGTGACGAAGCAGGCCCGCTTCACCCGCTTCTTCAGCTCCAACACCAGTTATGACCCCGATCGTCTGGCATTCGACCAGCAGAAGCTGCGCCAGTTTTACCTGACCGAAGGCTATGCCGATTTCCGCGTCGTATCAGCGGTGGCTGAGCTTACGCCGGATCAGAAAGACTTCATCATCACCTATGTGGTGGAGGAAGGCGAGCGCTACAAATTCGGTGATGTCGAGGTCGACAGCCAATTGCGTGATTTTGACAGCGACTCTTTGGGTGCGAACCTGCCGATGGGGACCGGTGACTGGTACGACGCCAAATCGGTCGAAGACACTGTCGAGCAGCTTTCCGAGCTTGCCGGGCGCTTTGGTTACGCATTCGCCGACGTTCAACCGCGTTTCAGCCGCAACAAAGACGACCTCACGATGGACATCACGTTCATCCTGCGACAGGCGCCGCGCGTCTATGTCGAACGGGTTGATGTAAACGGCAACACGCTGACGCAGGATAAGGTGATCCGCCGGGAATTCCGCCTTTCCGAAGGTGATGCATTCAACTCACTTGGCGTCCAGCGGACCACTGCGCGCATCAACTCGCTGGGCTATTTCCAGGAGAATTTCGAGGTCAATCAGGTCGAAGGCAGCGCGCCAGACCGGATCGTGCTCGAAGCGAATGTCGAAGAGCAGCCGACGGGCGAGTTGCAATTCTCCGCCGGCTTTTCATCAATCGAGCAGTTCATCCTTGCGGGCAGCATCCGGCAGCGAAACTTCCGTGGACGCGGCCAGACCATCGGTCTGAGCCTAAACTATTCGCAGTTCTCGCGGCAGGCGCAGATCAGCTTCACTGAACCGTATGTGTTCGACCGCAATATCTCGGCCGGGATCGACATTTATCGCCGGGATTTCAACAGCTTCAACTTCACCAACAATGATCGCAACACGACGTTTGAGCAGGCCACGACCGGCTTTGGTATTCGCGTCGGAGTTCCGCTGACCGAATTCATGTCGCTGGTTGGCAGCTACACACTCAACTACGATGATGTGAGCCTCGACGAGAACCTGTTCTTCTCCGACTTGAACGGTGATGGCATCACGGAATGCGATCCGCTGCTTGCAGGCCGCTTCCTGTGCGATTCGCTAGGAGAGCGTTTGAGCTCGATTGTCGGTCTCAGCCTCAACTACAATTCACTCAACTCGCGCCTGCGTCCAACGCGTGGTCGGACTGTTTCGCTCAGCACCGAATTTGCCGGGCTCGGCGGCGATGTGCGCTACCTCCGTTTCCGTGGACGCGCGCAGCAGTTCTGGAATGTCGCGAATAGCGGTTTCATCTTCTCGCTGCTCGCAGAGGGCGGCACCATTCTCCCGCTTCAGGATCGCGGTGGTCCGGATGTTGAGGACATTCTCCTCACCGACCGGTTCTTCCTAGGTGAGCCACAATTCCGGGGCTTTGACATTCGCGGTGTCGGTCCGCGTATCCTGACTCAGCCTTATGTGCCGGATGAAAACGGGGTTCCCGTTCCGATCACCGATCGTCAGTCTGTGCGCGACGATGCGTTGGGTGGCCGCAATTACTATCTCGCACGCGCCGAGATTGAAATTCCGCTCGGCACCGGCGCGCGCGAGCTTGGCCTGCGCCCATCTATCTGGGTCGATGTCGGCGCCCTTTGGGGTATCGATCAACCCATTCTGCAGGATAACCCGACGGGAATTCAGCAGACTGATGGGAACGGCAATCCGATCTTCATCGAGATTGTCGACAATGGCGATGGTACAACCAGCCAAATCGCGACGATCAATCCGATTGCTGCTGATGGTGTGACGGCCAACGTGCCAAACATTCGCGCCAACAGCGCCATTCGCGAAGTCTTTCTCGGCAACTCGCCGTCCCCGCGTGTCACTGCTGGCATCGGGGTAAACTGGAACTCGCCATTCGGGCCGTTCCGCATCGATTTCGCCCAGACGATCCGCAAGGTCGCGGGTGATGACGATAAACGCTTCACGTTCAATGTAGGAACTCAGTTCTAA
- a CDS encoding OmpH family outer membrane protein gives MKLFAKSLAIASLSLCAAAAVPAAAQVEGRFATLDIGRAVIGTSALQTAYQQVQTTYSAQIETRRTKSQERQTLLQGFDTNGDNEVNDAELQAAQASPQFAQLQTLEAEIQQLSNQIDAGRIFAIEEILKQYPAALQEVVTQQQVQMVMAPNTVLYAPPAADITQQITTSLNAKVPQVGIVPPANWQPSRQGVQLFQEIQQTLVTAQVLQQRQQAAQQQQQQGNAQSPQGR, from the coding sequence ATGAAACTTTTTGCCAAATCGCTCGCCATCGCGAGCCTTTCGCTTTGCGCGGCTGCCGCCGTGCCTGCCGCTGCTCAAGTTGAAGGTCGGTTCGCGACACTCGATATTGGTCGTGCTGTGATCGGCACAAGCGCACTCCAGACCGCTTACCAGCAGGTCCAGACGACCTATTCGGCGCAGATCGAAACCCGCCGGACCAAGAGCCAGGAGCGTCAGACGCTGCTTCAGGGCTTTGACACCAATGGCGACAACGAAGTGAATGACGCCGAGCTGCAGGCTGCGCAAGCAAGCCCGCAATTCGCGCAGCTTCAGACGCTTGAGGCTGAAATTCAGCAGCTCAGCAATCAGATCGACGCTGGCCGGATCTTCGCGATCGAGGAAATCCTCAAGCAATATCCCGCAGCATTGCAGGAAGTCGTGACGCAGCAGCAGGTCCAGATGGTTATGGCACCGAACACGGTTCTGTACGCCCCGCCTGCGGCAGACATCACTCAGCAGATCACCACATCGCTGAATGCTAAAGTCCCGCAGGTTGGCATTGTGCCGCCAGCCAATTGGCAGCCTTCACGTCAGGGCGTGCAACTGTTCCAGGAAATCCAGCAGACGCTCGTCACAGCGCAGGTTCTACAGCAACGTCAGCAGGCCGCTCAGCAGCAACAACAGCAGGGCAACGCACAGTCACCGCAGGGCCGGTAA